A stretch of the Archangium violaceum genome encodes the following:
- the gmk gene encoding guanylate kinase yields the protein MNEPTSLQPGILLVLSAPSGTGKTTLARRLLGELPDALFSISVTTRKPRGREQDGVDYHFVDVASFQERIERGEFVEWAEVYGHFYGSSQAVVDEARARKGVALFDIDVQGGLAIKRKHPDTVLVFVVPPAMEELERRLRERGTDAEDTIRRRMLAARSEIERGVASYDYIIVNDDFERAYRDLHAIVVAERCRRGRVDLSKLRLEKSGT from the coding sequence ATGAACGAGCCCACTTCTCTCCAGCCCGGCATCCTGCTCGTCCTCTCCGCGCCGTCGGGGACGGGAAAGACCACCTTGGCGCGCCGCCTGCTCGGCGAGCTGCCGGATGCCCTTTTCTCCATCAGTGTCACCACCCGGAAGCCCCGAGGACGGGAGCAGGACGGAGTGGACTACCACTTCGTGGACGTCGCCTCCTTTCAGGAGCGCATCGAACGGGGCGAGTTCGTCGAGTGGGCCGAGGTCTACGGTCACTTCTACGGCAGCTCCCAAGCCGTGGTGGACGAGGCCCGAGCGCGGAAGGGCGTGGCCCTCTTCGACATCGACGTGCAGGGCGGGCTGGCGATCAAGCGCAAGCACCCCGACACGGTGCTCGTCTTCGTCGTACCTCCCGCCATGGAGGAACTCGAGCGACGCTTGCGCGAGCGTGGAACGGACGCGGAGGACACGATCCGGCGCCGGATGTTGGCAGCCCGCTCGGAGATTGAGCGAGGAGTTGCCTCATACGACTACATCATCGTGAACGACGACTTCGAACGCGCCTATCGGGATCTGCACGCGATCGTCGTCGCCGAGCGCTGCCGCCGGGGTCGGGTAGATCTTTCGAAACTCCGGCTGGAGAAGTCGGGAACCTGA